One Calditrichia bacterium DNA window includes the following coding sequences:
- a CDS encoding PorV/PorQ family protein has translation MAKSIWTSIVILTLCVGMLQAGDEARLGTTAGSQLLIPTGARSLGMGGLLSDVAGSEAIFWNPAGITHGTGNEVMFNNMSWLADIDVNYIALVYNGGNLGGFGFHIQSMDFGDIVETTEELPDGTGNTYSPSFIITGFSYSRLLTDHINVGITAKYINETIMETRASTFAFDLGVQYRFQNNIRMGVVMKNVGGKMRYDGRNLERSFEIPSNSLQTDNGYFRGSALASDIPSTFSFGVSYTSNFNEDNSMMFTGSFTNQNDASDIGFGGVEYAFKEFFFLRGGYNHQFQSSDNNVFGASFGAGMKYQMGDFIFHFDYAFRQLTDYFEDSNIFTIKLGF, from the coding sequence ATGGCTAAATCAATTTGGACTTCGATTGTCATCCTGACGCTGTGTGTCGGGATGCTCCAGGCCGGGGATGAGGCGCGGTTGGGAACAACTGCCGGCTCCCAGTTGTTGATTCCGACGGGTGCCCGGTCGTTGGGGATGGGCGGATTGCTGAGCGATGTTGCCGGCTCCGAAGCCATCTTCTGGAATCCCGCCGGGATAACTCACGGCACCGGAAATGAAGTAATGTTCAACAATATGAGCTGGCTGGCGGATATTGATGTGAATTACATCGCGCTGGTTTACAACGGCGGAAACCTCGGTGGCTTTGGGTTTCATATCCAAAGCATGGATTTTGGCGATATCGTGGAAACAACCGAGGAATTACCGGATGGAACGGGTAACACCTATTCGCCATCGTTCATTATTACGGGATTTTCGTACAGCCGACTGTTGACGGATCATATTAATGTTGGCATTACCGCCAAATACATCAACGAAACGATTATGGAAACCCGTGCATCGACATTCGCATTCGATTTGGGTGTGCAATATCGTTTTCAAAACAACATCCGCATGGGTGTGGTTATGAAAAATGTTGGCGGTAAAATGCGTTATGACGGGCGCAATCTGGAACGCAGTTTCGAGATCCCGAGCAACAGTTTGCAAACGGACAACGGCTATTTTCGAGGTAGTGCGTTGGCATCGGATATTCCGTCAACATTTTCATTTGGCGTATCGTACACATCCAATTTTAACGAAGACAATTCGATGATGTTCACCGGCTCATTTACCAACCAAAACGATGCATCGGATATCGGATTCGGCGGTGTGGAATATGCATTCAAAGAATTCTTCTTCCTGCGCGGCGGTTACAACCACCAGTTCCAAAGCAGCGATAACAACGTTTTTGGCGCGTCTTTCGGTGCGGGGATGAAATACCAAATGGGCGATTTCATCTTCCATTTCGACTACGCCTTCCGCCAGTTGACAGATTATTTTGAAGATTCCAATATTTTTACCATCAAACTTGGATTCTAA
- a CDS encoding T9SS type A sorting domain-containing protein — protein sequence MRFRLLIAMIVAGMCISVAAKEKPGKQSLQKGATIGLVDTMAINNIFLPYQNDGSTAENAQAYFPNPGIPVPLSYNQSFLYQGGIAATGYINGQLRASWMAKASLIQEFQPGKWGTNPDDSDARFYVVNKSDAPGSRAYIDWQKAVELGASFKDMDGDGVYDPNIDVPDILGDRTSWTVYNDGTDISVRTDGLQTQPLGLEVHQQVFAFARDNELGNVVFLRYRMINVTENDIDSLIFSIWTDPDIGEATDDLIGSDIELSLGYCYNNGDDNDGTGPYGSNPPAFGVDFFQGPIVSSPGDTAYRFLGPQFGVDTIPDFRNLPLTSFTFYNNDPSGQTQFPSPGNNVVIARRYQVGGVDGNGNPINPELYGVGGTAGTAPQYFYSGDPATGEGWLDNTEADKRFMVNTGPFRLAASDTQDIVVAYVVGQLQQNGNSSANVAELKRIDATAQSIYDGNFFVAGPPPPPHVDVRTFDDRIELIIDLERNGTLYHDEIDGIDNRQMFEGINIYQFNSPQTTLRANNGQLNRQLLASFDVRNQYADILIQQTNERVRLYRGNNNLNLSAIGDSGGTVIRYVIDKDVFNEGQPLINNAEYYFSVTSFSINVNQLSPLENGAWIGSADPYLENPLGGAQLFSVIFNRDENRPFKGSTAEYIGTRTGLAGRDVFDGRVVFDVVDRDALTNDNYLVSFFNNGDFYSITNESQNRVLRDTLIQQDSLAGNSWTFPIIDGLSIRVKNVPDGINSVEETMPAGGVDWLDGAAILTSSTAAYNGGVDFIQNSFRSNLSPGLSREDYFPVRLVLGTTDDAFAQHFRANYNLSVGMKPTFLKAFDMTDPNSPRQLYVAYHNASPTGIVDFSSNNDIIIFKSDYAGDAARYGRASTDTLFRDEAYLVAQFVAVDSILQANEMTLDITPYYPNSNVDEYRVHTEDVQPLVTAAERKDQLEMVNVVPNPYWAYSAYETSYDTPVIKFTHLPNEVTIRIFNLAGQLIKTLSKNNVANELTWNLRNESNLRVASGMYLAHVEAPEIGEKILKFAIIQREERLDRF from the coding sequence CATAAGCGTGGCAGCCAAAGAAAAACCGGGCAAGCAATCGCTCCAGAAAGGTGCGACGATTGGTCTGGTGGACACAATGGCGATCAACAACATTTTTCTACCTTATCAAAACGATGGGTCAACGGCGGAAAATGCCCAGGCATATTTCCCGAACCCCGGTATACCAGTACCATTATCTTATAACCAGAGCTTTTTGTATCAGGGCGGGATAGCCGCAACCGGTTATATAAACGGTCAACTGCGGGCATCTTGGATGGCTAAAGCATCGTTAATTCAGGAATTTCAACCCGGAAAATGGGGAACAAACCCGGACGATTCAGACGCACGTTTTTACGTGGTCAACAAATCCGACGCCCCCGGAAGCCGTGCCTATATCGATTGGCAAAAAGCAGTTGAGCTGGGCGCCAGTTTTAAGGATATGGACGGCGACGGTGTGTACGACCCCAATATTGACGTGCCGGATATTTTGGGTGACCGCACCAGTTGGACGGTGTATAACGATGGCACGGATATTTCCGTTCGGACAGACGGTTTGCAAACCCAGCCCTTAGGTTTGGAAGTGCATCAACAGGTGTTCGCGTTTGCCCGGGATAATGAATTGGGCAACGTGGTTTTCCTGCGTTATCGCATGATTAATGTGACGGAAAACGACATCGATTCGCTGATTTTCAGCATTTGGACGGACCCGGATATCGGCGAAGCGACTGACGATTTGATCGGTTCAGATATCGAGCTCAGTTTGGGCTATTGCTACAACAACGGCGATGACAACGACGGCACCGGTCCATACGGCTCCAACCCGCCTGCGTTTGGGGTGGATTTTTTCCAGGGACCGATTGTTTCTTCTCCCGGCGATACGGCATATCGCTTTTTGGGACCGCAGTTTGGTGTCGATACCATTCCGGATTTCCGTAATTTACCACTGACATCATTTACATTCTATAATAATGACCCCAGTGGGCAAACCCAATTCCCGAGCCCGGGAAATAATGTGGTTATCGCACGGCGCTATCAGGTTGGTGGTGTAGATGGCAACGGAAACCCGATTAACCCTGAATTATATGGCGTCGGTGGTACGGCTGGTACGGCACCGCAATATTTTTACTCCGGCGATCCTGCAACCGGAGAAGGCTGGCTGGATAACACCGAAGCAGACAAACGGTTTATGGTAAATACCGGCCCCTTCCGCCTCGCTGCCAGCGATACGCAGGATATTGTGGTTGCGTACGTTGTCGGGCAGTTGCAGCAAAACGGAAATTCGAGCGCAAACGTAGCTGAATTGAAACGCATCGATGCGACGGCACAATCCATTTATGACGGTAACTTTTTTGTTGCCGGACCGCCGCCGCCGCCTCATGTGGATGTGCGGACATTTGATGACCGTATCGAGCTGATTATTGATTTGGAACGCAACGGCACACTGTATCACGATGAAATTGACGGAATCGATAACCGGCAGATGTTCGAGGGCATCAATATTTACCAATTCAATTCGCCCCAAACCACGCTTCGTGCCAACAACGGGCAATTGAACCGGCAACTGCTGGCATCGTTCGATGTACGCAATCAGTACGCCGATATTTTGATTCAACAAACCAACGAGCGTGTTCGGCTGTATCGCGGAAACAATAATCTGAATCTCTCCGCAATCGGCGATTCCGGCGGTACGGTTATTCGCTATGTGATAGATAAAGATGTATTTAACGAAGGTCAGCCGTTGATCAACAATGCAGAATATTATTTCTCGGTAACGTCGTTCAGCATCAATGTAAACCAGTTATCACCGTTGGAAAACGGCGCATGGATTGGCAGTGCAGACCCCTATCTGGAAAACCCGCTCGGTGGGGCTCAGCTTTTCAGTGTTATTTTTAATCGCGATGAAAATCGTCCGTTTAAAGGCAGCACGGCAGAATATATCGGCACCCGAACGGGTCTGGCCGGCAGGGATGTGTTTGACGGTCGTGTGGTGTTCGACGTGGTTGATCGCGATGCTCTGACCAACGACAATTATCTCGTTTCTTTCTTTAATAATGGCGATTTTTACAGCATCACCAACGAATCACAAAATCGCGTTTTGCGCGATACATTGATCCAGCAGGACAGTCTTGCTGGCAATTCATGGACATTCCCGATTATCGATGGTTTGTCCATCCGGGTTAAAAATGTGCCGGACGGTATCAATTCTGTTGAGGAAACCATGCCTGCTGGTGGTGTCGACTGGTTGGATGGCGCGGCCATTCTTACCAGCTCAACCGCCGCATATAATGGCGGAGTGGATTTTATCCAGAATTCCTTCCGCAGTAACCTATCGCCGGGTTTGTCGCGCGAAGACTATTTTCCGGTGCGGTTGGTGCTCGGCACAACGGATGATGCATTTGCGCAACATTTTCGTGCAAATTACAACCTTTCGGTCGGGATGAAACCCACATTCCTGAAAGCGTTCGATATGACAGATCCCAACAGTCCGCGTCAACTGTATGTGGCGTATCACAACGCCAGCCCGACGGGTATCGTGGATTTTTCATCGAATAACGACATCATCATTTTTAAGTCGGATTATGCCGGTGATGCCGCTCGCTACGGGCGCGCGTCAACCGATACGCTGTTCCGCGATGAAGCATATCTGGTTGCCCAGTTTGTTGCGGTGGATTCCATTTTGCAAGCCAACGAAATGACGCTGGATATCACGCCGTATTATCCAAATTCCAACGTGGATGAATACCGCGTTCACACCGAGGATGTGCAGCCGCTGGTAACCGCTGCGGAGCGCAAAGATCAATTGGAAATGGTGAATGTGGTTCCCAACCCGTATTGGGCATATAGCGCATACGAAACCAGTTACGATACTCCGGTGATCAAATTCACCCATTTGCCCAACGAAGTGACCATCCGCATTTTCAACCTTGCCGGGCAGTTGATTAAAACCCTGAGCAAGAATAATGTAGCGAATGAATTAACCTGGAATTTGCGAAATGAGTCGAACCTTCGGGTGGCATCGGGCATGTATCTTGCCCATGTGGAAGCTCCGGAAATCGGAGAAAAGATACTCAAATTTGCAATTATTCAGCGTGAAGAGCGATTGGATCGCTTCTAA